The window CCTCTATCTTCTGCTGCGCGCTCTCTTTCGGGCAACCCGGCGCGAGGCGCCGCCGAGACCGCCTACACGCGAGCCAACCTTCAAGAATGACATTCGCCCTTCGCTAGCCAGAGGCACTCCCTCTTGGCAGGGCAGTGCGCCGGCCCGATGGGTGCACGCCAACGAGCGGGTGACCTTTGGAAAGGTGGAGATCACGGGCGGCCTTTTCTACCTTGGTGATTGCCTCGCCGTGCCCGGCGGTGTGACCGCGCAATACGCGATCAATCCCAATCTGTCCGCTCGAGCCCAGCGCGCGGATATTGATGGAAGCTCGATGCCATATTGGCCTTCCTACGCGGAGATGGATCCGGCCGCCCGTCGGGCATTCCTTGAGTGGATGCTCGGAGGTAGGCGGGATCCTGCTTACGGCATTGGGCTCATCTTCATCTTTTTCTATGGGCTCGAGCATCGTATGTTCGTCGAGCGGGGCGATGACGCTGCGTCACTGATCGGCGAGGTCAAGAGGCTGCTCGCGATCTACGGTACGAACGGGTCGTTTCACCACTACGCCAACCACTTTCTCAATATTGCTAATGTTCAATTGGCAGCGCCTATCCATTTGCCTGCACTGTCCGCGGAGCGTGCCGCGAACTCCGAAATGGACCTCGCGACGCGGCTGCATCTCGGTCAAAGACTGTTGGAGGCACCCATCTTATCGTCGGCGGATGACGCTCTGCGGTGGGTTCTGGCCATGCCGGACACTCATCTCAGAACGCCAGCGGTGCGATGCTTTGACGAGTTTGTCACTCTGTGGACGAAGCGCTTTGCTCAGCGATATCCGAGCGGTCTTTCCATACGGACGAACAAGCGGATCTCGCTACAATATCGCGCTGCCAGTGGCGCATTCACCGTCGATGTTCACGGACCACACGAACAGTATCTTGACGTGTCCGGTCTTACGAAGCAACTCGATGCCTTGCGAACCCTGGTCGAGGACTGCACAGCCGAGCTCGATGGATTCAGCCGCTTCGTCGGGCGCAAACCAAACCTCCGCAATTCCGTCGTGGCTGCGGGACTGTTACCCCCCGATATTTGGCACCAGTCGGGTTCAGCGGCGATCGATGACTTTCGTCGACAAGTCGAGACGGCACTGGGAGCCCAGGGGCGCGCGAGCACCACGGCTCAGATGATCTTCGAGATGGCGGGCTTTGATGTCGCCAGCAGCGGAAAGATCCCCACAGCTGCTGCTGAAGAGTTAGGACGAGCGTTGGATGTGATCGACGTGGCGCTCGAACCGGACCCTAGATACGGCAGCAGTGTTCCTCGGGCCGACGAACAGGTCTTTATTTTCAGGGCCGCGAATGGTGGCCCGGTCGATCCCTCTCGGCCAGCGTTTCGAGCGGCAAGAACCCAGGTCGAAGTCGCGGTGCTGGCAGCCGGCTCCGATGGAGACGCTTGCTATGAAGAGCTCCAGCGTACCATCAGCCGAATTCGGGCCACACCGGACTTGTCCGGCGTGGAGCAGGCGCGTCTGATCGCGTTTGCCGTCACGACGTTTAACAGTCCTCCCAAGCAGGCGCGCGTCTTTCGCAAGCTGCAGGAGGTCGGGGAGGCCGAACGTCGGGCAATCGCGGACGCAGCTGTCGCGGTTGTGGGCGGCGGTGCGAGTATCGACATCGGCGAAGTCAAATTCCTAGAACGGCTGCACAAATCCCTCGGCCTTCCAAGCGAGGCCGTCTATCAGAGCCTTCATCGGGCGGCCGCCGAGCGGGTTGATGAGCCAGTCTCGATCAGCGAGGAGGCGCGCGCCGCAGGCATCCCGATCCCGAAGGATCCCGCCAAGCCGGCGGAACAGATAGGCGGCGCTGGTATCAAGATCGATGCCGCCAAGCTTGCCCGCACACGTCGAGAGACCGAAGCTGTCGCAGGGCTCCTGTCCGATATTTTCAGCGAGGATGTGGCAGAACCATCGCCTCCCAAGCCTGATGCCAAGATTGCCTGGGGAGGATTGGACAGACCGTATGCTGAGCTCGTTCAGCTGCTCGAACAGCGCGGATCGATGCCACGGTCCGAGTTCGATCGCCATGCGAGAGACATCGGATTGCTTCCGGATGGGGCTATCGAGCGAATCAACGACTGGTCTTTTGATCGTTTCGATGATGCATTGATTGAAGATGGCGACGACGTGGTGCTAGCGCCGCACCTCCGTGGACGCCTCTCGGAGATGAAAGACAGGGCTGCATGAACAAGAAGCCGATTAAGCCCAGAGAGCGGGACACGATCATACAGGCTCTGTCCGCTGGTGTCGTTCCACGTCTCGGTCTGCCCCACATCCAAGTCGGCCGCGCGGGCGAAATCGGTGCACTGGTGCGCGACATCGATCGGATCGCGGATGGGGGAGCCGCCGTCCGCTTCGTGATCGGTGACTACGGCGCCGGCAAGACGTTCTTCGCCGGCGTCGTGCGCCTCATCGCATTAGAGAAGCGCTGCGTGACGATGCATGCCGACCTGTCGCCCAATCGGCGCATTCATGCAAGCGCCGGTCAGGCGCGCGCGCTCTATGCGGAAGCTGTGAACAACATGGCGACCCGCAATAAGCCTGAAGGTGGTGCGCTGCAAAGTATCGCCGAGCGTCTGGTGATGGATGCGGTGAAGGAAGCTGGCGAGAAGGGCGTCGCAGTTGAAGGCCTTATCGACCAGAAGCTCGAGGCGATTACCCAATTCTCAGGTGGCTACGATTTCGCTACGGTATTGAAGGCCTATTGGCGAGGAAGCGAAGAGGCCAACGACGCCCTGAAAGAATGCGCTATTCGTTGGCTCCGCGCGGAGTATTCAACCAAAACGGATGCCAAAAAGGACCTCGGTGTCAGAAGCATCATCGATGACGAAAATGTCTATGAATCGCTGAAATGTCTCGGCTGCCTGGTGCGGATTGCAGGTTATAGTGGCCTTTTGGTCATGTTTGACGAGATGGCTCATATCTACAAGCTTCAGAATTCCCAGTCCCGCAAGCAGAACTATGAACAGCTTCTCGACATAGTGAACGACTCGCTCCAAGGCATGACCTCAGGAATAGGCTTCATCATGTGCGGTACGCCCGACTTCCTGCTGGACACGCGCCGAGGTGTGTTTAGCTATGAGGCCCTGCAGTCCAGGTTGGCGGAAAACAGCTTTGCGAGCGGCGGGCTTGTTGATTTTTCTGGTCCAGTGATCCGGCTGCAGAGCCTGACGCCAGAAGATCTCTTCGTTCTCCTCACCAACATCAGGTTGGTCTTCGCAAGCGGAGATCCCACGAAATTCCTGGTGCCGGACGAAGCGTTGACCGCGTTCATGGAGTATTGCAACCGCAAGATCG is drawn from Bradyrhizobium prioriisuperbiae and contains these coding sequences:
- a CDS encoding TerB N-terminal domain-containing protein; this encodes MGRRRGKSTKGGEAALLIVGAMIAAAVAIYHFVVENAAVIGAAAIVCGGLYLLLRALFRATRREAPPRPPTREPTFKNDIRPSLARGTPSWQGSAPARWVHANERVTFGKVEITGGLFYLGDCLAVPGGVTAQYAINPNLSARAQRADIDGSSMPYWPSYAEMDPAARRAFLEWMLGGRRDPAYGIGLIFIFFYGLEHRMFVERGDDAASLIGEVKRLLAIYGTNGSFHHYANHFLNIANVQLAAPIHLPALSAERAANSEMDLATRLHLGQRLLEAPILSSADDALRWVLAMPDTHLRTPAVRCFDEFVTLWTKRFAQRYPSGLSIRTNKRISLQYRAASGAFTVDVHGPHEQYLDVSGLTKQLDALRTLVEDCTAELDGFSRFVGRKPNLRNSVVAAGLLPPDIWHQSGSAAIDDFRRQVETALGAQGRASTTAQMIFEMAGFDVASSGKIPTAAAEELGRALDVIDVALEPDPRYGSSVPRADEQVFIFRAANGGPVDPSRPAFRAARTQVEVAVLAAGSDGDACYEELQRTISRIRATPDLSGVEQARLIAFAVTTFNSPPKQARVFRKLQEVGEAERRAIADAAVAVVGGGASIDIGEVKFLERLHKSLGLPSEAVYQSLHRAAAERVDEPVSISEEARAAGIPIPKDPAKPAEQIGGAGIKIDAAKLARTRRETEAVAGLLSDIFSEDVAEPSPPKPDAKIAWGGLDRPYAELVQLLEQRGSMPRSEFDRHARDIGLLPDGAIERINDWSFDRFDDALIEDGDDVVLAPHLRGRLSEMKDRAA
- a CDS encoding ATP-binding protein, with translation MNKKPIKPRERDTIIQALSAGVVPRLGLPHIQVGRAGEIGALVRDIDRIADGGAAVRFVIGDYGAGKTFFAGVVRLIALEKRCVTMHADLSPNRRIHASAGQARALYAEAVNNMATRNKPEGGALQSIAERLVMDAVKEAGEKGVAVEGLIDQKLEAITQFSGGYDFATVLKAYWRGSEEANDALKECAIRWLRAEYSTKTDAKKDLGVRSIIDDENVYESLKCLGCLVRIAGYSGLLVMFDEMAHIYKLQNSQSRKQNYEQLLDIVNDSLQGMTSGIGFIMCGTPDFLLDTRRGVFSYEALQSRLAENSFASGGLVDFSGPVIRLQSLTPEDLFVLLTNIRLVFASGDPTKFLVPDEALTAFMEYCNRKIGESYFRTPRSTVKAFVQMLAVLEQNLGVKWQELLDRIPIAPDAPDDTASSEESGDGDELTSLRLNS